AACAAGATATGTCTCTCCAGTTTTATCCATTCCTGTTCTATCTTGCATTATTTTATTAATAGCTTTAGGATTAAGTTGAATTGTAACAACAGCCTCAACTGCTCCACCTTCCATAATAGGGACACCCATAAACATTGCAGGCTCTCCATTTTGCATAGGGTCAGGTGCCATGTCTGTCATATGAGGCTCTCTATCTTTAACTGCTATACGCCATGCTTCTGCAAGACCACTATTACGATACTGCCCTGAACCAAGGTTTTGTCCAAGTTCTGTTTCTTTTTCAGAAGAGTACATAACATGTCCATGCTCTGCACAGATTATAAAAAGGTCATAAAGACTATTCTCTTCTGTGTACTTTTTAAAATATTTATCATATTTTGAATAAATAGCAAGCGTCTCAGGTTTATTAGTCACATCAAATAGTCCATTATCTTTAATGCTATCTGATTCATGTAAAACTAATAGCTCATTATTCATAGCATGAACATTTCTATTGTCAGAAAGATTTTCAACGCCAGACTCAAGCATTTCAAAATAAGTCGTCAGTTGATTTTTCTTTAAATCTCTTGCTATCTCCATTTTATCAATTGCTTCTGCATTAAGTGCATCACTAGATTTAATATATGATGTTAATGCTACAACTATAAAAGGTATAAACCCTACCAATAATAGCGCTATTACTAATTGTTTTTTAATCGTCATCTTCATTTTTCTTCCTCTTTTGTATGTAAGTTTTCTTGTTCTAATTTACTAATATTTAGTAACTCTTCTGGTTCAAATATTTTCTCTAGATTTAGCAACATAATAACATCATTATTCACTTCAGCTACATTCTCAATAAAAGAGGTGTCAATATCACTTCCAAAATGAGGTGCATCTGAGATGCTATCATCGTTTAAGGAGAGAACATCCTCTACATGGTCAACTATAAAACCAATATATACTTTATCAACTTCATATATAATGATTGCAGTATTGATATCCATCTCACGCTCTTGCATACCAAACTTAAGTCTTATGTCAACTACTGGAATAATAGAGCCTCTAAGGTTGATTACACCCTTTACGAATGGAGGTGTTTTTGGTATATGAGTGATTGTTATAGGAGCAA
The sequence above is drawn from the Candidatus Sulfurimonas baltica genome and encodes:
- a CDS encoding chemotaxis protein CheW; its protein translation is MDNKKKTKDLGAAHRYLTFFVDEEQYGIDISKIKEIIAPITITHIPKTPPFVKGVINLRGSIIPVVDIRLKFGMQEREMDINTAIIIYEVDKVYIGFIVDHVEDVLSLNDDSISDAPHFGSDIDTSFIENVAEVNNDVIMLLNLEKIFEPEELLNISKLEQENLHTKEEEK